A region of Allocoleopsis franciscana PCC 7113 DNA encodes the following proteins:
- the chrA gene encoding chromate efflux transporter has product MKSNQRSSSSSLRVLFWTFLKISSTAWGGFMPLIAVIQNYVKRNNLLEEQEILDAIFLASVLPGPMAFNVVIGVGYRLRGIKGALVCGLGALLPTFVLVLALSVAYFQWGQIPMVDRLFMGFTPAMVAIVISAAWSMSRQTIKGVPEIVISLVACIVLLGIGGFYSTIGIVLSSGLTGWLLFHNSETTPPEPSKPKLVMPSQAEPQGSSKLLSVSSLPAIWLLTVQPALVLNLFATFAVMSLTLFGSGYVFIPIIQDLVVNGQAWVTNKEFIDGLAISQITPGPILITSAFIGYKVAGLLGAISATVGMFLPPAFLMLMGIRFLDYLKNSIVFQAVMRGIRPAIVGMIIAAALVVGSTMPQHWGSVVILSAALLALLHFRVEVALIIPVAGVAGLILY; this is encoded by the coding sequence ATGAAATCAAATCAGAGGAGTTCTAGCTCCTCCTTAAGAGTACTGTTCTGGACATTTTTGAAAATCAGCAGTACTGCTTGGGGAGGCTTTATGCCACTCATTGCAGTTATTCAGAATTACGTCAAAAGAAATAATTTGCTTGAGGAACAAGAGATTCTTGATGCCATATTCTTAGCCTCTGTGCTACCTGGCCCAATGGCCTTTAATGTAGTGATTGGTGTAGGCTATCGTTTACGCGGTATCAAAGGTGCTTTAGTTTGTGGGCTTGGAGCTTTACTTCCAACATTTGTGTTAGTTTTAGCGCTGAGTGTTGCCTACTTTCAGTGGGGTCAAATTCCCATGGTAGATAGACTTTTCATGGGCTTTACCCCAGCCATGGTTGCGATTGTTATTTCAGCCGCTTGGAGCATGAGTCGGCAAACGATTAAGGGAGTGCCAGAGATTGTCATTAGCCTAGTCGCCTGTATCGTGTTGTTAGGAATTGGTGGTTTTTACAGCACTATTGGGATTGTTTTAAGCTCTGGTTTAACTGGATGGTTACTGTTCCACAATTCGGAAACTACACCACCAGAACCCTCAAAACCAAAACTAGTCATGCCGTCTCAGGCTGAGCCTCAAGGTTCAAGCAAGTTGCTGTCAGTATCGTCACTACCCGCTATATGGCTACTCACTGTGCAGCCCGCACTAGTTCTAAACTTGTTTGCCACCTTTGCCGTCATGAGCTTAACGTTATTCGGTAGCGGCTACGTGTTTATTCCCATCATCCAGGATTTAGTCGTTAATGGCCAAGCTTGGGTAACAAATAAGGAATTTATTGATGGTCTTGCCATTAGTCAAATTACACCAGGCCCAATCTTAATCACTTCCGCTTTTATTGGGTATAAGGTTGCCGGACTGCTGGGTGCTATATCTGCTACTGTCGGCATGTTTTTGCCTCCAGCTTTCCTCATGTTAATGGGTATCCGTTTTCTAGATTACCTCAAAAACTCAATTGTATTTCAAGCTGTAATGCGAGGGATAAGACCAGCTATTGTTGGCATGATCATTGCGGCTGCCCTGGTGGTTGGTAGTACAATGCCTCAGCACTGGGGTTCTGTCGTTATCCTCTCTGCGGCATTGCTTGCCTTGCTTCACTTTCGGGTAGAAGTGGCATTGATTATACCAGTAGCTGGTGTAGCTGGACTCATACTTTATTAA
- a CDS encoding sugar O-acetyltransferase translates to MDKTEKQKMLAGELYRSTDPELVAERHNARRLTRLYNATTEQESEKRVQMLRELFGTVGSTLEIEPPFYCDYGYNIYAGEGFYMNFGCIILDCCSVHIGDNVLCAPAVQIYTATHPTDPEIRLSGLELAAPVRIGNNVWIGGGAIICPGVTVGDHTTIAAGSVVVKDIPERVVAGGNPCRIIRHL, encoded by the coding sequence ATGGATAAAACGGAAAAACAAAAAATGCTGGCTGGTGAACTCTATCGTTCTACCGACCCTGAACTGGTAGCAGAACGCCACAACGCACGTCGTCTGACTCGCCTATACAACGCTACGACGGAGCAAGAAAGTGAGAAGCGGGTCCAAATGCTTCGAGAGTTGTTCGGCACTGTAGGGTCAACTCTGGAAATCGAACCACCGTTCTATTGCGACTACGGCTACAACATTTACGCAGGTGAGGGGTTTTATATGAACTTTGGCTGCATAATTTTAGACTGTTGTTCAGTTCATATTGGGGATAATGTACTGTGTGCTCCTGCGGTTCAGATTTACACGGCTACTCACCCCACTGACCCTGAAATTCGTTTGTCGGGTTTAGAATTGGCGGCTCCAGTTCGTATTGGTAACAATGTTTGGATTGGAGGCGGGGCGATTATTTGTCCGGGAGTCACCGTTGGAGATCACACGACTATTGCCGCTGGAAGTGTGGTGGTCAAAGATATTCCTGAAAGAGTTGTGGCGGGGGGAAATCCCTGTCGGATTATCAGACATTTATAG
- a CDS encoding DUF2470 domain-containing protein translates to MSDPFSPEVSERICKHMNEDHADAIALYARIFGNAPDTKEAQMLSIDAQGMNLVAQIKSESIPLRIEFDHVLKDSEDAHHTLIDMVKQARTQVK, encoded by the coding sequence ATGTCAGACCCATTTTCACCTGAAGTGAGTGAGCGTATCTGCAAGCACATGAATGAAGACCATGCCGATGCAATCGCTCTTTACGCTCGCATCTTTGGCAATGCCCCTGATACCAAAGAGGCACAAATGCTCTCAATTGATGCTCAAGGGATGAATTTGGTAGCGCAAATCAAGAGTGAATCCATACCCCTACGGATTGAGTTCGACCATGTTCTCAAAGATTCTGAAGATGCCCATCACACCTTAATTGATATGGTTAAACAAGCGAGAACGCAGGTGAAATAA
- a CDS encoding alpha/beta fold hydrolase: MTTALPPSRFYTWQDYRCAYEFYSPSQPMADSGIPLVLLHPIGVGLSRYFWHRFCREWRQTGHNNPIYNPDLLGCGESEMPRAAYIPSDWALQLQYFLQTVVQKPVILLVQGAELPVALALIQRQTKPNYIQGVVLSGPPAWSLITTQTPAWQHKLAWNILDSPVGNAFYRYARRRQFLRSFSERQLFAESSKIDALWLDTLENGAVNPDSRYAVFSFLAGFWRQDYQDAIASIAQPTLVVVGNQASSISREGKAETPEERMAEYVKHLPQGQARKILGRNVLPYESTPEFVSVVAEFVNQLQR, encoded by the coding sequence ATGACAACAGCTTTACCCCCCTCGCGGTTTTATACCTGGCAGGATTATCGCTGTGCTTACGAATTCTATTCTCCTAGCCAACCAATGGCTGACTCTGGCATTCCTCTGGTATTGCTCCATCCGATTGGGGTTGGGCTATCACGCTACTTTTGGCATCGCTTCTGCCGGGAGTGGCGTCAAACGGGTCATAATAATCCGATTTATAACCCCGATTTGCTTGGATGTGGCGAGAGTGAGATGCCTCGTGCGGCATATATTCCGTCTGATTGGGCGCTTCAGTTGCAATACTTTTTGCAGACGGTGGTGCAAAAACCGGTGATTTTGCTAGTGCAAGGGGCTGAATTACCTGTAGCCCTTGCTCTGATCCAACGGCAAACAAAGCCGAATTATATTCAAGGAGTCGTGCTATCTGGCCCTCCGGCTTGGTCATTAATCACGACACAGACTCCCGCTTGGCAGCACAAACTGGCTTGGAACATCCTAGACTCTCCGGTGGGGAATGCTTTTTATCGCTATGCCCGCCGTCGTCAATTTTTGCGCTCATTTTCAGAACGTCAGTTATTTGCTGAATCCTCTAAAATCGATGCTTTATGGTTAGATACCCTGGAGAATGGTGCGGTGAATCCCGATAGTCGCTACGCCGTTTTTTCCTTCCTGGCAGGGTTTTGGCGGCAGGATTATCAGGATGCGATCGCTTCTATTGCTCAACCAACTTTAGTCGTGGTGGGAAATCAAGCATCGAGCATTAGTCGAGAGGGGAAAGCGGAAACACCAGAGGAACGCATGGCGGAGTACGTCAAGCATCTACCCCAAGGACAGGCGCGTAAAATCTTAGGTCGGAATGTTTTGCCCTATGAGTCAACCCCAGAATTTGTGTCAGTTGTCGCTGAGTTTGTCAATCAATTACAGCGATAA
- a CDS encoding amino acid ABC transporter ATP-binding protein produces the protein MQDSTPAIVFEDIEKSFGSLKVLQGISGSIQRGEVLAVIGSSGCGKSTLLRCFNRLEKINKGRLVVNEIDLSHPLLSQKQLRRLRTQVGMVFQQFNLFPHLSVLENLMLAPRQVLGKSRQEADEQARFYLQKVGLAEKAEVYPEQLSGGQKQRVAIARSLCMNPQIMLFDEPTSALDPELVGEVLQVMQQLAQEGMTMVVVTHEMQFAREVAHRVIFMERGRVAEAGTAPEVLTQPKSDRLRAFLNRMSFVVQHGRNN, from the coding sequence ATGCAGGATTCCACCCCAGCCATTGTGTTTGAGGACATCGAGAAAAGCTTTGGTTCTCTCAAAGTTTTACAAGGGATTAGCGGTTCAATCCAGCGGGGGGAAGTTCTTGCGGTTATTGGTTCTTCTGGTTGTGGCAAGAGTACGCTGCTACGTTGCTTTAACCGTTTAGAGAAAATTAATAAAGGGCGTTTGGTGGTTAACGAAATCGATTTATCCCACCCCCTTCTCAGCCAGAAGCAGTTGCGGCGTCTCCGGACTCAAGTCGGTATGGTTTTTCAGCAGTTTAACCTGTTTCCCCATCTAAGTGTGCTGGAAAACTTGATGCTAGCTCCACGTCAGGTGTTGGGTAAGTCTCGTCAGGAAGCGGATGAACAGGCGAGATTTTATCTACAAAAGGTGGGTTTAGCCGAGAAGGCAGAGGTTTATCCAGAACAGTTGTCGGGTGGACAGAAGCAACGGGTAGCGATTGCGCGTAGCTTGTGTATGAACCCTCAGATTATGTTATTCGATGAACCCACCAGTGCCCTCGACCCGGAACTGGTGGGAGAGGTGCTGCAAGTCATGCAGCAATTAGCCCAAGAAGGAATGACAATGGTGGTGGTTACTCACGAAATGCAGTTTGCCCGTGAGGTGGCGCATCGGGTAATCTTTATGGAACGAGGTCGCGTGGCAGAAGCAGGAACAGCGCCAGAGGTGCTCACTCAGCCAAAAAGCGATCGCTTACGCGCTTTCTTAAACCGGATGAGCTTTGTCGTGCAGCATGGCAGAAATAACTGA
- a CDS encoding ABC transporter permease subunit (The N-terminal region of this protein, as described by TIGR01726, is a three transmembrane segment that identifies a subfamily of ABC transporter permease subunits, which specificities that include histidine, arginine, glutamine, glutamate, L-cystine (sic), the opines (in Agrobacterium) octopine and nopaline, etc.), with protein sequence MHRFIPSRHLRQSLIFSLSSLLILCIVVFTATAIYAQETLKVATEPAFPPFESQAKDGGLEGFDIDLMKAVGQAGGFKVEFQSLPFDGIIPALQANTVDAAISSITINQERSQTISFSRPYFKAGLAIAVKADNPNITSLDSLKNKKIAVQIGTTGAQEAQKVSGAQIRTFDSAPLALQELLNGNVEAVLNDAPVTLYALKSNNLKGLKVVEQLLTEEYYGIATSKNSRHLAAINQGLSTILNDGTYQQIYQKWFNATPPQLPETVNFGESTSSIPASSVVINALPNLLKGALVTLQLTAFSVFLGMIAGSLLGIIRLSPIKPLRWATIAYIDFFRGTPLLVQILMIYFGIPALLQGLGIEFSMSRLSAAVMALTLNSAAYLAEIVRAGIQSIEIGQSEAAQSLGLGDVQTMRYVIFPQALRRMLPPLGNEFITLLKDTSLVSVIGFQELLQEGRLVIANNYRAFEIYAAVALIYLVLTLLSSRFFSFLERWMNPANRSTKRNTQQARN encoded by the coding sequence ATGCATAGATTCATTCCGTCTCGTCATTTACGTCAGAGTCTAATTTTCAGCTTAAGTTCTTTGCTCATTTTGTGCATTGTCGTTTTCACTGCCACTGCTATCTATGCCCAAGAAACGCTCAAAGTGGCAACAGAACCCGCTTTTCCTCCTTTTGAATCCCAAGCAAAAGATGGGGGATTAGAAGGTTTTGATATTGACTTAATGAAGGCGGTGGGACAAGCAGGGGGCTTCAAGGTCGAATTTCAGAGTTTACCGTTTGATGGGATTATCCCGGCATTGCAAGCCAATACGGTAGATGCGGCGATTAGCTCGATTACCATTAATCAAGAACGTAGCCAAACCATATCCTTCTCGCGACCTTATTTTAAAGCCGGATTAGCGATCGCGGTTAAAGCCGACAACCCAAATATTACCTCTCTCGATAGCCTGAAAAACAAGAAAATAGCTGTACAAATCGGTACTACGGGAGCACAAGAGGCGCAAAAAGTTTCGGGTGCCCAAATTCGTACATTTGATTCCGCCCCCCTTGCCCTTCAGGAATTGCTCAATGGGAATGTGGAAGCCGTCCTGAATGATGCCCCAGTAACCCTCTATGCCCTCAAAAGCAATAACCTCAAAGGACTCAAAGTCGTTGAGCAACTACTAACCGAAGAATACTATGGCATTGCCACCTCAAAAAATTCTCGTCATCTGGCGGCTATCAACCAAGGTCTGAGTACGATTCTCAACGATGGCACCTACCAGCAAATCTATCAGAAATGGTTTAATGCCACACCCCCCCAACTGCCAGAAACCGTTAACTTTGGTGAATCAACGTCCTCCATTCCAGCGTCCAGCGTTGTTATCAATGCCCTCCCTAACTTGTTAAAAGGTGCCCTAGTTACTCTTCAACTAACTGCCTTTTCCGTCTTCTTGGGAATGATTGCGGGTTCTCTGTTGGGTATTATCCGCCTCTCACCCATCAAACCTCTGCGTTGGGCGACTATCGCTTATATTGACTTCTTTCGGGGTACACCCTTGCTGGTGCAGATTTTGATGATTTACTTTGGCATACCCGCCTTACTCCAAGGGTTGGGTATAGAATTCAGTATGAGTCGTTTGAGTGCGGCGGTGATGGCGCTAACACTCAATAGTGCTGCCTATTTGGCGGAGATTGTTCGGGCGGGTATCCAATCCATAGAAATCGGGCAATCTGAAGCGGCGCAATCCTTGGGACTAGGGGACGTACAAACTATGCGTTATGTCATCTTTCCCCAAGCCTTGCGACGGATGTTACCCCCTTTAGGAAACGAGTTTATCACTCTGCTGAAAGACACGAGTTTGGTTTCGGTGATTGGTTTTCAAGAACTCTTACAAGAAGGTCGGTTGGTTATCGCTAATAACTATCGTGCCTTTGAAATCTATGCCGCCGTAGCTTTAATTTACTTAGTTTTAACGTTACTTTCTTCCCGATTTTTTAGTTTTTTAGAACGTTGGATGAATCCTGCCAATCGGTCAACAAAAAGAAATACTCAACAGGCTAGAAATTAA
- a CDS encoding CsbD family protein, producing MSIENRVEATAKNIEGKIQEAASEITGDPKDKAEGQAKQDQAQAMHLKEDLKDKAKEVMDQA from the coding sequence ATGAGCATTGAAAATCGTGTAGAAGCTACCGCTAAGAATATTGAAGGCAAAATTCAAGAAGCCGCTAGTGAAATTACTGGCGATCCAAAAGACAAAGCTGAAGGTCAAGCCAAGCAAGACCAAGCTCAAGCAATGCATCTGAAAGAAGACCTCAAAGACAAAGCTAAAGAAGTCATGGATCAAGCCTAA